TGAACTGAGATATGAAGATAGACGGGTCGATCCTTTACGCCCGCTACTGGCCCCTAAAGAGCTCTACCTACTCACAGATCAGATTTTCTCTCATTTTAAGGCCCTACCAAGAAGTCTGCTTAAGGTCGGCAATGACCCCGACAAGGGTCATCAGGCTAAGCTAGAAAAGCTGCCAGAATTAACTGCCAACCACAAACTCAAGCAGCCCCTGCTCCAGCTTCAGGAATATGCGACCAAAGAGACCAGCATACTCTTCAGCGCCGAATCTGAGGGACGTCGAGAAGCCTTACTCGAACTGCTCAGCAAGATAAACATCAAGCCGAAGCGATTCGACAGCTTAGAGGAATTTACCTCCTCGAAGGCTAAGCTTGGACTCATAGTCTCCCCTCTCTCTAACGGCTGTATCATAGAGAAGAGCCGGGGTGGGAAGTTTAGCCTTATTTGTGAAACCGAGCTTTTCGGTCATCGAATCTCCCAGAAACGTCGTCGGGACAAACAGAAACAGATAAGTAGCGATGCCTTAGTCAAAAACTTAGCTGAGCTGAAAGTCGGCCAACCCATAGTCCACTTAGATCATGGAGTCGCAAAATATCAAGGACTAGAAACGTTAGATACTGGGGGTCTTATCGCCGAGTACCTAAAGTTAGAGTATGCCGGCGGTGACAAGCTTTATGTACCTGTGTCTGCACTTCACCTCATCAGCCGTTATAGTGTGGGGCCAGATGAAGAAGCAAACTTAAACAAACTCGGCAATGAAACATGGGCCAAGGCTAAGAAGAAAGCGGTAGAGAAGATCCGTGATGTAGCCGCCGAACTGCTCGATGTCTATGCACGCAGGCAATCAAGGCCTGGTTCGGCCTGTAAGATCGATGAGCAAGAATATGCTCAGTTTGCCAATAGTTTCCCCTTCGAAGAAACGGTGGATCAAGAGACTTCAATCAATGCTGTTTTGACCGATATGTGTTCGCCCATCGCCATGGATAGACTTGTGTGTGGTGATGTAGGTTTTGGTAAGACTGAGGTGGCAATGAGAGCCGCCTTCGTCGCAGTCAACGATGGTAAGCAAGTCGCCATCTTAGTGCCGACCACCTTGCTGGCACAGCAACACTTCGAGAACTTCAAAGACAGATTTGCCGATTGGCCGGTTAAAATTGAGGTGATTTCTCGCTTCAAGACGGCTAAAGAACAGAAGCTGATCATGGATGAGCTAAGTAAAGGTAAAGTCGATATCATCATAGGCACCCATAAGTTACTGCATTCCGAGGGTGATTTTGAAAACCTAGGCTTATTGGTCATAGATGAAGAGCATAGATTTGGTGTTAGGCAGAAAGAACAAATTAAGGCTCTGCGGGCTCACGTAGATATCCTGACGTTAACCGCGACGCCTATACCCAGAACCTTAAATATGGCTATGTCGGGCATGCGAGATCTATCGATTATTGCTACCCCACCGGCGAAGAGACTCGCGGTAAAGACCTTTATCAGAGAATACGACACCACCACCATACGAGAAGCCTTACTGCGTGAAATTCTCCGTGGCGGACAAGTTTACTTTCTCCACAATAAAGTGGAGACCATAGAGAAACGCGCCAAGGAAATCAGTGAGCTGCTACCAGAGGCTAGAGTCGTCACGGCTCACGGTCAGATGCGGGAACGCGATTTGGAAAGAGTCATGTCTGACTTTTATCATCAAAAGTTCAATGTTCTCGTCTGTACTACCATTATCGAGACAGGTATCGATGTGCCCTCGGCTAACACCATAGTCATAGAGAGAGCCGATAACTTTGGCTTAGCTCAACTACATCAGCTTAGAGGACGAGTCGGTCGCTCCCATCACCAGGCTTATGCCTATATGATGACGCCGCATCCTAAAAGTATTACCTCAGATGCACGCAAACGGTTAGAAGCCATCGGCGCCTTAGAAGACTTAGGTGCTGGCTTTATGCTAGCAACCCAAGATCTTGAAATCCGCGGCGCTGGCGAACTGTTAGGCGATGAACAATCGGGCCATATATCCAAAATAGGTTTCACCCTGTATATGGAGATGCTGGAAGATGCGGTTAAGTCGCTTAAAGAGGGTAAAGAGCCCTCTCTGAGTCAGATGCTTAGACGTCAATGTGAGATAGAACTGCGAATTCCGGCCCTGCTTCCCGATGATTTCGTCCATGACGTCAATATTCGCTTGTCACTGTATAAACGGATTGCCAACTGTGATTCAGAAAATGCCCTCGATGAGCTTAAAGTCGAACTCATTGACCGCTTTGGTATGCTACCCGATGCCACTAAGAATCTGATGGAGCTAACCCTGTACAAACATCAGGCTACTAGCCTAGGCATTAAGAAACTTGAGGTGCACGCTAAGGGCGGCAGCCTGGAATTTAACGACGATCATTGCGTCGATCCGGGATTTATTATCGGTTTACTTCAAAGTCAGCCACAAAACTATCGAATGGATGGCCCGAGTAAGTTAAAATTCCTAATTCCAGCCGAGTCACATAAAGACAGACTGGCACTGGTTAACTTGCTATTAGGGCAATTATCACAACATCGTCTTGGAGAATAATGTGTTAAGACAAACTTTTTTAATCATTGTAGGCCTACTCTCTCTATCTCAGCAGGCCTATGCCCAGAATGAGCGTTGGTTTGAAGTTGAGGTCTACCTCTTCGAGAGAAGTGGACAGTCTCAAGAGCAAGCACCTACGCATGCTTCTTTTCAAAATCCAAAACACATGGTCGATCTTATCTCGCCATTGTTCAGCTCCCATATTACCGATACATGCTCTGCACTTGATAGGGCCACAAATCCCGACGAATGTAGCCAACAAAGCAGTTCATATCCATCGCAGATCCCATGGAGTATTGCAGCCCCATCACCAAAATATGCTGTACCTGGTGGCTCTCCCGTACTGCTAGCCAGTAATCAAAATCATTTCAAAGACATCATCAGTAAACTGTCGAGGCAAAGAGGCAATAAGAGTCTTCTGCACATGACTTGGCAACAGGCGATGCAACCCAGACACAGAGCCACACCCATTCGACTCTTCTCTGGCAAAGACTATTCTTCGCGTTTTGCGCTCAACGGCCAAACGAGTGGATCAGATGCTGATCAGGTTAATTTTCAGCAAGGAAATACTGGAGTCGTAGAACATGGGCCGGTATGGAAACTCGATGGCACAATCAACATCTACCTGGATCACTTCCTCTATGTTGAAACAGCATTGACCTTAAGAGAGGAAGGCACTAAGACTTCAAGCGTGATGAACCATGATACTGGATATAATTCAGGGGTCGTTAGCCAGTCTTCCCCCTTCCTGTATTCCTTCATTATGCAGCAAAACAAACGCGTAAGAAGTGATGAAATTCATTACTTCGATCATCCCAGAATGGGCATGATTCTACAGATAAGAAAGATGCAGCAACCATAGACAGAGCGAATACCAACACATCAGAATAATAGCAATTGGTATCATATTCTGAAAAGTGCAAACATAAAAAAGACCCTGAGCCTTTCGGCTTAGGGTCTTTTTTATGATCGGATTAGGATTGAACTATCGAGAAGTCTAAATAGATCTCATTGGCTTCGTCTTCTTCAACAAAACTTGAGAGACATTAGATTAAAGAGAATCGACTTTACGCCAATCGATTCCTTCATTATGCATAGACAGACGTTAATCGCCAGATCTAGGATTGAACTATCGAGAAGTCTAAATAGATCTCATTAGCTTCGTCTTCTTCAACAAAAACTTGAGAGACATTAGATTAAAGAGAATCGACTTTACGCCAATCGATGCCTTCATTATGCATAGACAGACGTTAATCGCCAGATCTAGGATTGAACTATCGAGAAGTCTAAATAGATCTCATTGGCTTCGTCTTCTTCAACAAAAATTTGGGAGACATTGGATTAAAGAGAACCGACTTTACACCAATCGATGCCTTCATTATGCAGCTAGATCTGGCCTATAGGTATTACTTCAGACAAGTTCAAACACAAAAGACCCTAAGTGCGAATTTCTAAGTGCTAAGAGTCTTTTTATGATCTGATTAGGATTGAACTATCGAGAAGTCTAAATAGATCTCATTAGCTTCGTCTTCTTCAACAAAAACTTGAGAGACATTGCATTGAGGAGAACCGACTTGGCACCAATCGATCAGATTATCTACCGCGGGAAAGGCTCCCTGAGCTAAAATGGTGACACTACCATCATCGTCATTTGAAACATAACCAGTTAAGCCTAAGGCTTTGGCTTTTGATAAGGTATAACGCCTATAACAGACGCCTTGCACCTTTCCTTGAACGCTTATCTTGACTCTTTTCATACTGAAATCCTCAAGTTCCCTCTTTGAAGATAACGTAAACCTGTCGACTAGGCAAAATACAGGCAAAAAAAACAGCTAACTAAAATTGGCTAGCTGCATCGGGCGACATACGCAAATTGGTGATTCTGAAACAAACTAACAATGCAAATGTATCAATTTGTATCAGTTGTTATCATATCTGACACTTTACACTGACGAAGATAACATTTAAACAAAAACTAGATTTTTCATCTGGTTTTTACGCTGCATGTGATCAAGATCACCTGTAGCAAGCCTTAAATCAGTATCTTATACTAATGTACCAGTTAGTCATTTCTCAGATTTAAGTAAGTTACTTTAGCTTATGGCTGAATGACGGCCACAAAAAAGCCGCTCGAAAGCGGCTAATAACATTGTTACCAAGCTAGATAACAAACGAACCCTGCTTAAATAAAGATATTTCAGATAGATGGCTCGCTAACGCTGGAAATTTATGGGGCTGATCTTCATCCCAAATCACTGGGTAATATTGACTCAGTGCCTCATGAACCTGAGTATTACTATTCTCATCATCTAACCGAGATAGAATAACCAGCGATTTACCCGCATTTTTAGACCTGAAGCGTGCAACACATTTATTGGCAATATCGGCATATTCTTCGGGCCTGTCAATCTTGCCTGTCATGTTGATCTCGGGTGACAGGTTAGGATTAATTAACACAGCTTTCAGACCATTTAAATATCCGATGCGCTCGGCCCAAAATGCGCCTAAGCCCACTCCAAAAATTAAAGGAGCGGGATCATCTGACTGTCGGAGTTGGCGACTCACTTCGTTTAGCAACTGCTGCATATCGTGCTTAGGATGCTGAGTGCTATAACTCACCAGACGCACATCCTTGTCGATAAATTGCAATTGACGCATCTTTTCATGATTACCCGGACTCGTCGAATCGAAGCCATGTAAATATAAGATCATCTTACTACCTGTAATAATGCCGAATATTCACCTTAGCCAACTTAATCATTCAATGAGTTGAGCTATATCAAATTTTCAGACGAAAGAGATTAACTTTTACTGACTGAATGTGTCAGCCAAAGTTTTAGCCTTTTTCCAGCGCTCTTCTTGCTGTAATGCTTGGGCTACTATACTGGCATCAGGTTTTAATAACTTAGCCGTTCTATATGGCTCTTCGCTAGGCCAATCAAGTTCATTGAGTACTTCTGCGGCGCCGGCAGCATCGTTACACACTAAGATCATGTTGCAACCTGCATCTAGTGCCGCTTTCGCTCTCTGCTTATAGCCTCCAACAACACCGGCACCTTTCATGCCGAGATCATCAGAAAATATGACCCCTTGAAAATCCAGCTCACCTCGCAACACTTGCTTAAGCCAATAAGAAGAGAAACCTGCAGGGTTAGGATCGACCTTAGGATAGATAACATGAGCTGGCATCACGCCTTGAAGCTTCTGCTGCTCGATAAGGGTCTTAAAAGGAACCATATCCAAATCACGTATTTCGGCCTCACTGCGCTCATCTACCGCTTGAGCCAAATGTGAATCCGTCTCTACACTGCCATGACCAGGAAAATGTTTACCCACAGCAGCCATGCCAGCTTGATTCATTCCAGAAATAAAACTCTCGGCTAAACTAATCACGGTTTCTGGCTCAGAGCCAAATGCCCTCTTTCCTATCACTCTGCTAATTCTGTCCAGATCCAGCACAGGAGCGAAACTGAGATCGATATCGCACGCCAATAGCTCAATGGCCATGAGGAAACCTAATTCAACGGACCAAGCTTGTGCCTTTTGTATATCGCCGCCGGCATGAGGCAATATATCCCCCATTGCAGGAATAAGAGTGAAACCTTCTCGAAAGCGCTGCACTCGTCCGCCTTCCTGATCTACGGCTATGATAAGATCGGATCTCACCTCTCTTACTGATTTTATTAACGAGATCAATTGCTCTCTGCTATCAAAATTTCGCGTAAACAGAATCAAGCCGCCAACCATAGGATGCTTGAGCTGTTCAAGCTCAGCTTGGCTAGCTTGGATCGATAAAAGGTCTAACATTAAATAGCTCACGCTTACTCCTCAAGATACCTAATCACAATAATTTCTTATCTTTACCCATAAGAAATAGTTCAAATAAATACAGTATAATCTGCTTAGCCGACTGCTTGTAACACTGAATCATTGCCTTAGCTAAGCTAATCTGAAACTTTCTATTAAAAAAACTCATGATAAGTCATTTAGCAAAGTATGTGATAATTTCAGATCATAGATTTAAACAAGTAGAATTGATTTAAACAAGCAAAGACTAGAATAACATATCAGGACTTTTATCCATCTAAACTTGATGAGTTAAATGGATCTTAGACTAATATTAATAGTAGAAAGTATTGTAAATACAACAATAATAACAAACAGGGTATATAAGCATGATAAGTGTATTTGATATGTTCAAAATCGGCATTGGACCGTCAAGCTCACATACAGTGGGTCCAATGAAAGCGGGTAACATCTTTATCAATGATCTCGATAGAGAAGGCCTGCTCGAACGTACAGATGAACTGCGATCAGAATTATTTGGCTCCCTGGGACAAACGGGTAAAGGCCACGGCACAGGTAAAGCCGTTATTTTAGGCTTAATGGGCGAAGCACCAGACACTGTCGATACCGATACCATAGATGCAGTTTTAAAAGATGTGAGTCAAAACCAGCAACTGCTGATGGCAAATGGCAAACACGTTATTTTCAGTCGTGAATCCGGCGTTATCTACCATAGACGTAAAAGTTTGCCAGCCCACGCGAACGCTATGACCTTGTATGCCTATTCTGCTGGTGAATGTATTTATGAGAGGACGTACTACTCAGTGGGTGGCGGTTTCATCTTAGATCAAGATGAAATTAAAGCCCAAGACGCATCTCCAGCCCTACCAATCGAATCAGCTCCTTTTGATTTTGATAGCGCGGCTCAATTGCTCGAATATTGTAATAGCAATGGTTTGAGTATTTCTGCCTTGATGATGGAAAATGAACTGAGTATCGCCAATGAAGCTGATATCAGAAAGCAGCTGTGGAATATCTGGCAGACGATGACAGATTGTGTCGAACGTGGCTACCATAAAGAAGGATTACTGCCTGGTGGACTTAAACTCAGACGCCGAGCTCCGGCCATGTATCGCAGACTAAAAGCAGAAGGCAAAAACAGTGTCGATCCACTCGCCGCATTAGATTGGGTCGATCTATTTGCCCTATCTGTTAATGAACAAAATGCGGCAGGTGATAGAGTCGTCACAGCCCCTACCAATGGCGCCGCTGGTATTATTCCAGCAGTCTTATGCTACTACAACATGTTTGTTCAAGAAGTCGATAACGACATCTGTTGTCGCTACCTGTTAACCGCAGCAGCTATAGGCATTCTCTATAAGAAAAATGCGTCTATCTCAGGTGCCGAAGTCGGCTGCCAGGGTGAAGTTGGTGTAGCCTGCTCCATGGCAGCCGCCGCTTTAACCGAGATAATGGGCGGTACAGTCGAACATGTAGAAAACGCGGCTGAGATAGGTATGGAGCATAACCTAGGATTGACTTGCGATCCTGTTGGCGGCTTAGTACAGGTCCCTTGTATCGAACGAAATGCCATGGGTGCGGTGAAAGCGATTAACGCATCTCGTATGGCACTTCGTGGTGACGGTAATCACAAGGTATCACTTGATAAAGTGATCAAGACCATGATGGATACAGGTAAAGATATGCGCAGTAAATATAAGGAAACAGCAAAGGGGGGCCTAGCTGTTAATATTGTTGAATGCTAATAAAATGTTGAATGACGCTATATTAAAATGAACGTCATGATCATCAGACATAAAAAAACTCGCTTATGCGAGTTTTTTTATGTCTTTTATCCAGTAAGAAATATTCAGATAAGTGTTACCTTACCGGCAATTCGATATCGGCAAACATATTCTCTATCAATTGAGGGTCCCTAAGGGCAACCGCTTTTTCGACCACCTCTTTGGTGAGGTGCGGAGCGAAGTGCTCGATGAACTCATACATATAAGTTCTTAGGAAATTCCCTTTTCTAAAGCCTATCTTAGTCGTGCTATGTGCAAACAAGTGGCTAGCATCGATAGCCACTAAGTCTCGGTCCAAAATAGGATCAATTGCCATAGACGCTATCACACCAACCCCTAAACCAAGTCTCACATAGGTTTTCAACACGTCGGCACTGGTGGCACTAAACACCACTCTGGGTTCTAATCCCGCACTATTGAATGATTTTTCGATTTCTGATTCACGGTCGAAACCAAATACATAAGTCACTAAAGGAAAGCGACCCAGATCTTCAATGGAGATATTACTGCGAGTCGCTAACGGATGATCTCGTGTAACCACAATCGAGCGATTCCAATGATAACAAGGTAACATGATCAGATCGGAATAGAGATGCATACCTTCGGTGGCAATGGCGAAGTCGGCATCGCCTCTCGCCGCTAGCTCACTGATTTGTGAAGGCGTTCCCTGATGCATGTGTAAATTCACTTTAGGATAACGGTCGATAAAGCCACGAATGATATTAGGTAGCGCATATCTGGCCTGAGTATCCGTGGTTGCGATATTCAACTCCCCCTGATCAGGTTTAGTGTACTCTTCGGCAACCTTCTTAATACTCTCTACTTTACCTAAAATATTATTTGCTATACTTATGACCTGTTTGCCTGCCGGAGTCACATGGGTTAAATGTTTGCCGCTACGACCGAAGATTTGTATACCCAGTTCATCTTCAAGCATGCGAACTTGTTTACTTATCCCAGGCTGAGATGTATAGAGGTTTTCAGCGGTAGCCGAAACGTTGAGGTTATGATTCACCACCTCTGCAATGTATCTGAGTTGCTGCAGCTTCATCTTTTATCCTTCAATTCGACTTCTATTTAATGCTTTTTAATCGGGCTGGAATGGGAGATTAAGTATAAGAAATAGTTATAGTACAACGTGAAAATTAAATCAATATGGAATATAACATAGAGTTCACACCATTCACACGACATTAGTGCAAAGGTGGACTAAGATAACTATGCTAGAGTGTTGATTTATAGTAGCATTAATGTAATTGCATATTTAACGGTAGACCTATGATATTTACTTTGGTTCTGATCAGTATTGGCGCACTCTTATTACTCGTAATCGGAATTAATGTCATACAGCAGCAAAAAGAACGTGCAGAGGCAGAACGCCGAACTGAACTGGCTAGGCAGAGAGCCATTATTGATGAAACCGAAGAAGTACTTTCGCACACAGGTATGTTCCCCTGCTCCTCGCAGTTAGTGCAGGTGTTATACAAACGTGTCGAAGATGCTCTTGGATTAGCCGTTAACTATGCCGCCAATCAAGCTGGTGATTACCAAAGAAGACAAGCCGACATAGGTGCTCAAGTTAAGAATTTAGCAGCGAGTCCTAAGCAAGCACCTTCGATAGAAAGCTTCCGTCTGCCCGATAATGATAAGCAAATATTGACTCTGGTACAGGTACTGAAGAAGCTCAAAGCCATACTTCGTGCAGAGCATAATAAGGGTAAAGTTGATCCTGGTATTTTTGCCGAAGAAGAAGGTCGAATCGATAGCCTACAGCTCAGAATTAATGTTGATTCCATGTTATCCCGAGCAAGAGCCGCCTGCTTTATGAAACAATATGGCTCCTCAAAACAGATGGTGACCAAGGCCCTCTCGACCTTACACGCCATCAAGGCTCAAACACCTAATGACCCTTTTATCGCCAAAAAGGTCGATGAAGCAAAAGCCATGTTAGACGAGATTATGGGAGAACAAAAGCTGGCATCTCCTGTGGTCAAGCAAGTGAAAGAAGAGGAAGATATCGACGTACTATTCCAGCCAAAGAAGAAGTGGTAATAGCACAAGAGTCCTCGCTAAAATTCACCAAACACCCCAAAAAGGCTCTTACATAATATGTGAGAGCCTTTTGTTTTAAGCTGATAAACACCTTTACTCCCCCTCAAGTCTTCGAGCATTCAAGGCCATAATGTTCCCTCGGTAACGCCTCTATGGGTTACTCTCAATAATTGCTCTGCATTATTCTAATAATGCCAGTCCCCATCCGTGAGCTCGTACCTCCTGATTCCATTCATTCGTACATTTATTGGCATTTCCTCCTTCTGACCCATATGGATATGGCAAATGTCTTTGAAGCGTTGGGAACGCTAGACCTTAGAGATCACCCTCAAGCATTCAAGCTGGATCATGAAATGAGTTCTGGATGACAGAAAACAGTGACAACTCATAGATTATAACTGGAACTTCTAACCTCTAGTTTCGTAAACTGCAGACAATAAAAAGCCCCGATAAATCGAGGCTTTCTGTTAAAGGTTAACTCTGTCGGCGTTAATCTTCAGTCTTTTCGGCTTTCTTTGGCTTAGCTTTAGCTTTTGGCTTTGCTTTAGCCTTAGTAGTCGTTGCCGCTTTTGCTTTTGGCTTAGCTTTCTTCTTCGCCTCTGTCACCCACTTACCGTCGATGAATTTCGAAGTCCAGCCCGTTGCCTTACCATCAACATCGGTAGCAACGTATTGCTCCTTTGTCTTACGGCTAAAGCGAACCGATGCCTTATTACCATCATCGTCTTTAACTGGAGCGTCTGCTAGATAGGCATATTTAGGCCATAATAGCTCACGATACTTAACCAACTCTTCCACTAATGGCGCACGAGTTTCACGTGATTTAGGGAAAGTACTGGCTGCCATAAATATACCGGCAGCACCATCTCTAAGCACGAAGTAACCATCAGACTTAGTACACTTAACATCAGGTAGATGAATCGGGTCCTCCTTTGGAGGCGCAGCTTCACCACTCTTTAGCAACTTACGGGTATTCTTACATTCGCTGTTAGTACAGCCAAAGTATTTACCGAAGCGGCCATTCTTAAGCTCCATGTCATTGCTACAGCGGTCACACTCAATAATCGGGCCTTCATAACCCTTAATCTTAAATTGACCGAGTTCAACTTCATGACCAACACATATGGGGTTATTACCACAAACATGTAGCTTACGAGTCTCATCAATAAGGTAGCTGTCCATGGCAGTACCACAGATGTCACAACGATGCTTAGCACGCAATGCATCCGTTTCAACATCTTCACTGTTCTCACTCACGGCTTCTTCACCTGGAGTAAGATTCATGGTGGTTTTACAGCGTTCCTTAGGCGGTAAGGCATAGCCGGAACAACCTAGGAACACACCTGTAGTACCCGTGCGGATCCCCATAGGACGTTCACAAGTCGGACACTTGATGTTGTCAGTTGGCACCATCTCGTTCGGGCGCATTCCGCCCTCTTCCGGTGGCAGCTCTGCCTGTTCTATCTGCTTGGTAAGATCTTTATAGAAACCATCAAGCACTTTCTTCCACTTGAGTTCGCCCTTGGCTACATCATCGAGTGTCTGTTCCATGCCCGCAGTAAAGTCATAGCTCATTAGCTCCTTGAAGCTGCCGACCAGACTTTCACTGACAATCTCACCCATCTTTTCTGCGTAGAAGCGACGGTTTTCGACGCGCACATAACCACGGTCCTGAATCGTCGAAATAATCGTTGCATAGGTTGATGGACGACCGATACCACGCTTTTCTAGCTCTTTAACCAGAGAAGCTTCACCGTATCTGGCTGGCGGCTTGGTAAAGTGCTGCTTTGGATCCAGCTCTTTAAGATCTAGCTTATCGCCTTGTTCAATATGAGGCAGAGTACTCTCTTCCTCATTTTTCTTCTTGATAGCAGTTTGAACTCGAGTCCAACCGTCAAAACGTAATGTGCGACCAGTCGCTTTGAGCTCGTATTCACCGGACTTAACCGTTAAACGAGTCGCATCGTATTTTGCAGGTGTCATCTGACAGGAGACAAATTGACGCCAAATCAGCTCATACAAGCGCTGTGCGTCTCTCTCCATGTCACTCATCAAAGCGGCATGCACTTTGACATCTGATGGACGAATGGCTTCGTGAGCTTCTTGAGCTCCGTCTTTGCTACCGTAGCGGATAGGTTCATCCGGCAGATACTTATCGCCAAATTCTTTCGCTATCATCTCGCGCACGTTATCTAAGGCTTCCTGACTCAAGTTAGTCGAGTCAGTACGCATATAGGTAATATGACCAGCTTCGTAGAGTCGTTGAGCCATCATCATGGTCTTCTTGACGCCAAAGCCTAAACGGGTACTCGCCGCTTGTTGCAAGGTAGATGTGATATAAGGTGCCGAAGGCTTGCTCTGAGTCGCTCTGTCGTCACGAGCGGCAACCACAAAGCTTGACTGAGATAGAGCTGAAACAGCTTCTAAGGTTTGCTGCTCATTGACAGGATTAAATGCCTTGCCCTGAAACTTAACCACCTGCATTTTAAGCAGATCATTCGCCTGGGTATTCAATTGCGCATGAATATCCCAAAACTCTTCGGGAACGAAAGCCTTAATCTCGCCTTCTCTCTCAACAACTAAACGCGTTGCCACAGACTGAACTCGACCTGCGGATAATCCACGGGCGACTTTCTTCCATAACAAAGGCGATACCATAAACCCAACGACGCGATCGAGGAATCGACGAGCCTGCTGGGCATTTACCATATTGGTATCTAAATGCGCGGGTTTGCTGAATGCCTCTTGAATAGCGGTCTTAGTGATCTCGTTGAAGACGACGCGTTGATAGCGTGATTCGTCTCCACCTATGATCTCCTGCAAGTGCCATGCAATGGCCTCTCCCTCTCTATCCAAATCGGTTGCGAGATAGATTTTGTCGGCTTTTTCGGCTAGAGCCTGTAGCTCTTTAACCACTTTTTCTTTGCCTGGGAGTATCTGATATTTGGCTTTCCAGCCGTTATCAGGGTCCACTCCCATACGAGCAACAAGCGCTTGTTTCGCTTTTTTGCTCTTATAAATGGCTTTCTCTTCAGGAGCCATTTTCCTAACTTCAGCTGGCGTTTTAGTCGCCACTTTAGAGTCAGGACTGGATGATGTTGGTAAGTCTCTTACGTGACCTACGCTCGATTTAACAATGTAATCTTTGCCGAGATATTTATTAATAGTCTTGGCTTTGGCCGGTGATTCGACAATAACTAGCGATTTACCCATAGAATGATCTGCGCCAAAAAGTCTCAAAATGCTGTAATTTGGCTCCATATATAGAGGGTTGTCTCGATTTTTTCAAGTTAATCCCTCTTTTATTTGTACTGGTGAGCCATTTTTAACCATTTTGGAACTATTTCTAAAATAAGTGTGAAAAAAATAAATGCTTAATTAAAAACTAATATTCCATTATTAGTCATCTAGCAAGGAATTCATGTGCATTTCGATGCAAATATCACAAATTTAGCCAATTTCGCCTTACTTGTGAACAATTGAGGCTTAAGTATACTGACCTCATTTCGGCTTTACATCACATCTTAGCTTTAACTTTA
This portion of the Shewanella violacea DSS12 genome encodes:
- the mfd gene encoding transcription-repair coupling factor — encoded protein: MKSFSILTPPAVKSASKAQTLYTLGGVSQAITLASLVQNHAGITVAVTHDTPTALLLESELDYLLKDSDFPVWLFPDRETLPYDSFSPHQDLVSQRLETLSRLPHAKQGLVIVPLSTLMVRLPPKSFLAGNVLMLKKGDNYCLQDVKQQLINTGYHLVEQVYEHGEFAVRGSIIDLFPMGSEQPFRIELFDDEVESIRHFDPESQRSSGEIDSIRLLPAKEFPTDDQAIEGFRQRYRRRFERLVKEPESVYQMVSRKIFPAGIESYLPLFFDETASLFDYLPENAQLVNIGDLEAASKAHLAEVELRYEDRRVDPLRPLLAPKELYLLTDQIFSHFKALPRSLLKVGNDPDKGHQAKLEKLPELTANHKLKQPLLQLQEYATKETSILFSAESEGRREALLELLSKINIKPKRFDSLEEFTSSKAKLGLIVSPLSNGCIIEKSRGGKFSLICETELFGHRISQKRRRDKQKQISSDALVKNLAELKVGQPIVHLDHGVAKYQGLETLDTGGLIAEYLKLEYAGGDKLYVPVSALHLISRYSVGPDEEANLNKLGNETWAKAKKKAVEKIRDVAAELLDVYARRQSRPGSACKIDEQEYAQFANSFPFEETVDQETSINAVLTDMCSPIAMDRLVCGDVGFGKTEVAMRAAFVAVNDGKQVAILVPTTLLAQQHFENFKDRFADWPVKIEVISRFKTAKEQKLIMDELSKGKVDIIIGTHKLLHSEGDFENLGLLVIDEEHRFGVRQKEQIKALRAHVDILTLTATPIPRTLNMAMSGMRDLSIIATPPAKRLAVKTFIREYDTTTIREALLREILRGGQVYFLHNKVETIEKRAKEISELLPEARVVTAHGQMRERDLERVMSDFYHQKFNVLVCTTIIETGIDVPSANTIVIERADNFGLAQLHQLRGRVGRSHHQAYAYMMTPHPKSITSDARKRLEAIGALEDLGAGFMLATQDLEIRGAGELLGDEQSGHISKIGFTLYMEMLEDAVKSLKEGKEPSLSQMLRRQCEIELRIPALLPDDFVHDVNIRLSLYKRIANCDSENALDELKVELIDRFGMLPDATKNLMELTLYKHQATSLGIKKLEVHAKGGSLEFNDDHCVDPGFIIGLLQSQPQNYRMDGPSKLKFLIPAESHKDRLALVNLLLGQLSQHRLGE
- a CDS encoding peptidoglycan binding protein CsiV, which gives rise to MLRQTFLIIVGLLSLSQQAYAQNERWFEVEVYLFERSGQSQEQAPTHASFQNPKHMVDLISPLFSSHITDTCSALDRATNPDECSQQSSSYPSQIPWSIAAPSPKYAVPGGSPVLLASNQNHFKDIISKLSRQRGNKSLLHMTWQQAMQPRHRATPIRLFSGKDYSSRFALNGQTSGSDADQVNFQQGNTGVVEHGPVWKLDGTINIYLDHFLYVETALTLREEGTKTSSVMNHDTGYNSGVVSQSSPFLYSFIMQQNKRVRSDEIHYFDHPRMGMILQIRKMQQP
- a CDS encoding acylphosphatase — its product is MKRVKISVQGKVQGVCYRRYTLSKAKALGLTGYVSNDDDGSVTILAQGAFPAVDNLIDWCQVGSPQCNVSQVFVEEDEANEIYLDFSIVQS
- the ycfP gene encoding alpha/beta hydrolase YcfP, with the protein product MILYLHGFDSTSPGNHEKMRQLQFIDKDVRLVSYSTQHPKHDMQQLLNEVSRQLRQSDDPAPLIFGVGLGAFWAERIGYLNGLKAVLINPNLSPEINMTGKIDRPEEYADIANKCVARFRSKNAGKSLVILSRLDDENSNTQVHEALSQYYPVIWDEDQPHKFPALASHLSEISLFKQGSFVI
- the nagZ gene encoding beta-N-acetylhexosaminidase encodes the protein MSYLMLDLLSIQASQAELEQLKHPMVGGLILFTRNFDSREQLISLIKSVREVRSDLIIAVDQEGGRVQRFREGFTLIPAMGDILPHAGGDIQKAQAWSVELGFLMAIELLACDIDLSFAPVLDLDRISRVIGKRAFGSEPETVISLAESFISGMNQAGMAAVGKHFPGHGSVETDSHLAQAVDERSEAEIRDLDMVPFKTLIEQQKLQGVMPAHVIYPKVDPNPAGFSSYWLKQVLRGELDFQGVIFSDDLGMKGAGVVGGYKQRAKAALDAGCNMILVCNDAAGAAEVLNELDWPSEEPYRTAKLLKPDASIVAQALQQEERWKKAKTLADTFSQ